The Lactuca sativa cultivar Salinas chromosome 2, Lsat_Salinas_v11, whole genome shotgun sequence genome includes the window GTGTGGAGTAGCCAGAAGCATGTTGTTTACATACAGGAGAGATAAACTTTTTCTCTTGCTATCTTTTATCATCCTCTAGCTTTCTCATAGATTTAATAAATGGTGTGTATTTTCTACATATATACTATAAAAGTGAGAGTGATGatgatatgatttttttaaagtGAGTGTCCTATGGGAATAGATGATGGATAAGGGTATCAATCTATCTTATGTAAAACTAGGAAAAAAAACTCATGCTATGCAATAGATTCagtgtttttttttatatattatcagCAGTTTAGTAAAAACCAACGAGGACAATTTTGTAATTAGTTTTGTACACATGGGTCAAACTTGTCAAAATACAAAAATTTTATACATAtagattgtttttgaaaaaaaaaactttacatGGACCTttctataaattaaaaaattatggGGACTAAAGCTATCAAAATATAAATCATTTGTTGTAGGGACTAAATGTGTCAAATATATAACCTTTGTTTCAGGAATTAAATATGACAAAATATAAAACGTTTGTTTGTTATAGATACTAAATCTCTCAAAATATAAACATTTGTTTGTTAGGACTAAATagttaaaatgaaaaatattaacAGTGAAAACATGACTATTTATAAGCATAATGAAAATAAATTAAGTAGCTGGTTGGTTATGCACCACTGCCATCGACATATCTCTTAGTGTTTGGCTTAGTTTTTTCAAAgtcaaaatcctttttataaaagttataaaaaattgatttttatttttcCAAAAAGTTCTTTTTTCTTGTCTAAAAACTTCAAAAGtagtttttaaaattatttttgccaaatattttttgtttttttttcttttccaaaaaaaacttttggctgtaaaaagctaagccaaacatcCCCTAATAGTATATATAATTAGAAACGAAATTGGTTTACATCACATCCAAAAGAAACTCTATTTCTATCAATATTTGTGAAACCACTATATTGTTATCAAGATTTGTGAAACAAACATATTAACCTTTTCTCGATCTATCCTATTAATACCATAAAAAGACTCGTGTATAATAACCTAAAGGAAAAGAGATATTGGATCAACTTTCTTATATATCTAAATTAAAggaaaacacaaaaataaattaagcgtattcaaatatgtcgttcttcttttcttaaatgaAGAGAAAAGGATAAAATCATACTGACAAGTGATCAAGCCGAACTCTCTAACCGGACACGTATAATAAGCCCTCCCAAGGTCCAAGGAGCTTCAGCAATGCACAGGAAGTTATAATTATCCACTGCAAAACATTATCTCAGACGACGACAATCGCCGGAATGGCTGATCGGAAAACCGAAAATCCTCATGCAATATTCATACCATTTCCTCTCCAAGGCCACCTGATCCCTTCCGTTCTTCTTGCCGTCAAGCTAGCATCAAAGGGATTCACCATCACTTTCGTCAACACTGAATCAATCCACCATAGCATCATTAAATCCTCTTCACAATCTGCCATCAACGGTACCCACCACCATGACGACGGTGATCTTTTTGCAGAGGCACGGAAATCCGGTCTGGATATAAGGTATGCCTCCGTAAGCGACGGTCTTCCACTTGGGTTTGATCGATCCCTGAACCATGACCAATACATGGAGTGTCTTCTCCATGTATTTTCGGCTCATGTTGATGAGTTTGTAGGGAATTTAGTGAAAGGTGACGTGTCGATCAACTGTTTGATCGCCGATAGCTTCCATGTGTGGCCATTGATGATCTCAAAGAAGTATAATTTGGTCAATATTTCATTCTGGACAGAACCTGCTTTGGTTTTGAATTTGTATTATCACATGGATTTGCTCAAGAAAAACGGACACTATGATCCACTTGGTATACATAGCTTCCTTCAATCTCTCTTCAACATATAGGTCACGTACTTTCTTATTTATCTCATGAATTTATAATAATACATCAACTTATTAGAACATAAAGTTCATTAATTAAAGTTCATTAATTACATGaatttataataatatatatatatacccttcaTATATGAACCAACTAGCTAGCTTGTCATAAAAAAAGtagttttgtttttattattgtatgcataataTATCTTGCtatatactaattaataatacaaACTCAAGTTTCTAGTAACGATATACATGTCTTTATGATTCCAGATAAGCATGAAGATGTCATAGATTACATACCTGGGGTCGATTCAATCAAACCAAGAGACATGATGTCATATCTCCAAGCAACTAATACAAACACCGTGTCACATCGCATCATACACAAGGCATTGTTTGAGGATGCAAAGAGCGCTGATTTCATGATATGTAACACAATACACGAGCTTGAATCTCACACAATTTCGACACTGAATCAAATGCAACCCTTTTATGCGATTGGTCCTATTTTTCCTAACAAGTTCACTCAAAAACTTGTGTCCACAAACTTATGGTATGAGTTAGATTGCACCCGTTGGCTTAATAATAGACCTCTTAGGTCGGTGTTGTATGTCTCCTTTGGTAGCTATGCTCACATTAGCAAACATGATCTCGCAGAGATAGCACATGGGCTCTTACAAAGTGGGGTTACTTTTGTTTGGGCACTTCGGCCTGATATAGTGAGTTCTAATGACACTAATGCTTTGCCTCTTGGATTTGAAGACAAAATTAAAGATCAAGGGTTGATTGTGCCTTGGTGTGATCAAAAAAGTGTTCTTTCACATCCATCGATAGGAGGGTTTGTGACACACTGTGGATGGAACTCGGTTTTGGAAAGTATATGGTGTGGGGTACCTTTGATTTGTTTTCCTCTTCTAACCGATCAGTTCCCAAATAGAAAATTAGTAGTTGATGATTGGAAAATTGGGATTAATTTATGTGAAGGGAATTTGGTTGAAAAAGAGGATGTCACAAAGAAAGTCAAAGGTTTGATGATTGGAGAGAAGTCAAGTGAATTGAGGAACGAGATCAAGAAAGTTAAAACTACATTGCAAGATGCTTTGGCATTGGGTGGATCGTCTCAAAGAAATTTCGATCAATTTATTAGTGAAGTTAGAATAAAAACTAATAATATGAAATGAAGTCGCTATTTACTGATATAGTCaagtttttataattttaattttatataataaataataaataaggaCATAATTGTTGAGGAAGATTGCACTTAATTAGATCAATTGATGCATGACCTATTTGTATTTGTGAAAGATCAAATTTGTTTAAATAGTTAGAATAATGATAAATGTAAGTTTGTAAAAAATATTAAGTCATATGTGATATTAAATTTATGCACTTAATTAGATCAACTTAAAGCTCATCGGAGTGACTTCGTCATCTTATAAACCTCACCCGAGCAAGGCTTGGACATGCCAAGTTTGGCTTGGCAACTTGGTGATTTTTTACCGATGTGatattcttttctttttttactcattaactaaaattcatttttttttaaattcatccaattttaaaaatataactgtttttttttctttcttttttttttttttttttttaaattataaattttaaactCTCAATCTTCAACTATAAATATCATCATCCTAATTCATTCTTCGTCCCATTCAAATTTTCTTAATTCATTTCCCCTAACTTTCATATTTTTATTTCTTCAAAACCTCATCGCTAATGATTCGTACGATTCGTGTTTGGTCCCCTGAAAAAATGATATTGTTGGCTCGTTAATGGATTGATGTTATAGAAGACTCAATGCACATTAACCTCTTAGGAATGTTGTTTCTTTTATTTTCGATTCCGTACATCTTTaaatgttttttcttttattttcgaTTCCATACATCTTTAAATGATACTTAATTGAATGAgccaaaatatattattttattgttaTAGATAAACATGAACTTTTTTCTATTCTACGGAGTAATATAAAGTTataaacaaagaaaaagaaggtAAGAAGCTTTCTTTGGTAACAAGAAAGGTTTCTATGCTTCTTCTATATACACATACACAATACACTCCCTTCTCCAATCGTAACCCTCTCCAAACCCTCGCCCCAAAATTCTCAATTCTTCGTTTTCTTTTACCAATCTAAGTCTATTAATCAATTTCCTCCACACCATGACTGATCAAGCTGAATCATCCGACGCGTAAGTCACAATTGTCCCTTGTTCTA containing:
- the LOC111916372 gene encoding UDP-glycosyltransferase 86A1, with amino-acid sequence MADRKTENPHAIFIPFPLQGHLIPSVLLAVKLASKGFTITFVNTESIHHSIIKSSSQSAINGTHHHDDGDLFAEARKSGLDIRYASVSDGLPLGFDRSLNHDQYMECLLHVFSAHVDEFVGNLVKGDVSINCLIADSFHVWPLMISKKYNLVNISFWTEPALVLNLYYHMDLLKKNGHYDPLDKHEDVIDYIPGVDSIKPRDMMSYLQATNTNTVSHRIIHKALFEDAKSADFMICNTIHELESHTISTLNQMQPFYAIGPIFPNKFTQKLVSTNLWYELDCTRWLNNRPLRSVLYVSFGSYAHISKHDLAEIAHGLLQSGVTFVWALRPDIVSSNDTNALPLGFEDKIKDQGLIVPWCDQKSVLSHPSIGGFVTHCGWNSVLESIWCGVPLICFPLLTDQFPNRKLVVDDWKIGINLCEGNLVEKEDVTKKVKGLMIGEKSSELRNEIKKVKTTLQDALALGGSSQRNFDQFISEVRIKTNNMK